A genome region from Coffea arabica cultivar ET-39 chromosome 7e, Coffea Arabica ET-39 HiFi, whole genome shotgun sequence includes the following:
- the LOC113701907 gene encoding UPF0548 protein At2g17695, producing MIFLSWARPSPEDQKACINKSGTFNYEAKYRGKTAEPASSVQRDSELRKNGFSVNHARTLVGSGFDAFEKGIVALQSWRHFGLDWAFVDPKTLIQRGSRFCVCEKEFFPWLMMPLQVVYANDNRNSKTAVASFGFASGTLKGHLLAGEERFSITLDEDNQVWYEILSFSRPAHFLSLIGYPYVLLRQRFFAYQSSIAVQKHLSCK from the exons ATGATTTTCTTGAGCTGGGCTCGCCCATCTCCTGAAGATCAGAAAGCATGCATAAACAA GTCTGGTACCTTTAATTATGAGGCTAAATACAGAGGAAAAACTGCAGAGCCTGCATCCTCAGTTCAGCGAGACAGTGAACTTAGGAAAAATGGTTTTTCAGTTAATCATGCGCGCACTTTAGTTGGTTCAGGTTTTGATGCATTTGAGAAGGGTATAGTCGCTCTTCAGAGTTGGAG GCACTTTGGACTAGATTGGGCATTTGTTGATCCCAAGACACTGATTCAAAGAGGCTCGAGGTTCTGTGTTTGTGAGAAGGAATTCTTCCCTTGGCTTATGATGCCTTTGCAAGTGGTGTATGCTAACGACAACAGAAATTCTAAAACTGCTGTGGCCTCCTTTGGTTTTGCAAGTGGTACTCTTAAAGGACATTTGCTG GCTGGGGAAGAACGCTTCTCCATCACGCTGGATGAAGACAATCAAGTTTGGTATGAAATACTTTCCTTTTCAAGACCTGCACATTTTCTATCTCTGATCGGCTACCCTTATGTTCTGCTTAGGCAGAGATTTTTTGCTTACCAATCTAGTATAGCAGTTCAAAAGCATTTATCTTGTAAGTAG